The following coding sequences lie in one Haematobia irritans isolate KBUSLIRL chromosome 3, ASM5000362v1, whole genome shotgun sequence genomic window:
- the LOC142231414 gene encoding uncharacterized protein LOC142231414 — MDYDLKMKKIVHDMLNILKNITEDSNVKDSIAFKTKVNNLFIEDGEILISFDVVSLFPSIPINLAIQAIERKWTKIEHQTKIPKDVFIDLVKFFIKDTRHFKYEDKVYEQLKSMPMGSFASPIIADIIMEELLDDVFEKITKPRIITKCVDDIFAIIKRSDVEETLKALNSYNRQIQFTKEEEQDQKLPYLDAIIHRQGNQLKLNWYQKPTASGRLFNFYSNHSKRIIINTATNFIRRLFNISDPSFLFENGEKIKRILTNNDFPLRTIQNLIYKVKSKQINNKDGNTEKELKMYKPVTYISGFSERLRKSNLYDKKKYQLALKTTKTIKCKGDKSNLCRKTYIGTTMTKLKTRLSSHKSDIKATEKPMEQKTALAAHCYIKSLTHVPRATTTTCNILPNIFLLLSRQKSLQYPQNENRHKNKQTFDKLLSLRLGS; from the exons ATGGACTACGATTTAAAGATGAAGAAGATTGTACATGATATGT taaacatattaaaaaatattacggAAGATTCGAATGTGAAAGACTCGATAGCCTTTAAGACCAAAGTGAACAATCTGTTTATAGAAGATGGCGAAATTTTAATCTCCTTTGACGTTGTATCCCTGTTTCCAAGTATTCCCATAAACTTGGCGATTCAGGCGATTGAAAGAAAATGGACGAAGATTGAGCACCAAACAAAAATACCTAAGGACGTATTCAtagatttagtaaaatttttcattaaggaTACAAGACATTTCAAATATGAGGACAAGGTTTATGAACAACTAAAAAGCATGCCCATGGGATCCTTCGCTTCACCAATTATAGCTGACATAATTATGGAGGAACTTTTGGACGACGTATTTGAGAAGATAACTAAACCACGTATAATAACTAAGTGTGTAGATGACATATTCGCGATAATAAAAAGATCAGACGTCGAAGAAACACTAAAAGCTTTAAACTCTTACAATCGACAAATTCAATTCACGAAGGAAGAGGAACAAGATCAAAAATTGCCATATCTTGACGCAATAATACACAGACAAGGCAatcaacttaaattaaattggtaCCAAAAACCAACAGCTTCGGGACGTCTATTTAACTTTTATTCAAATCATAGCAAACGTATCATAATCAATACTGCGACGAACTTCATCAGGAGACTATTCAACATTAGTGATCCTAGTTTTCTTTTCGAAAATGGAGAGAAAATCAAAAGAATACTGACCAATAATGATTTCCCATTAAGGACAATTCAAAATCtaatatataaagtaaaatcaAAGCAGATTAACAACAAAGATGGAAATACCGAAAAAGAACTTAAAATGTACAAGCCAGTGACATATATATCTGGCTTTTCGGAAAGACTGCGCAAGTCTAATTTGTACGACAAAAAGAAATATCAGCTCGcgttaaaaactacgaaaaca ATTAAATGTAAAGGTGACAAATCCAATTTATGTAGaaagacatatattggtacTACAATGACAAAACTGAAAACTAGATTATCTTCTCACAAATCGGATATTAAAGCCACTGAAAAACCCATGGAGCAAAAAACAGCGCTTGCGGCTCACT GCTATATTAAATCTCTCacccatgttccaagagcaacaacaacaacatgtaACATTCTGCCCAACATATTTTTGCTTTTATCAAGGCAAAAAAGTCTCCAATATCCCCAGAATGAAAATCgtcataaaaacaaacaaacatttgaTAAATTATTAAGCCTTCGGTTGGGCTCTTGA